The Triticum aestivum cultivar Chinese Spring chromosome 3A, IWGSC CS RefSeq v2.1, whole genome shotgun sequence genome includes a region encoding these proteins:
- the LOC123057471 gene encoding anther-specific protein SF18: MASYRLLVILVFSALLLDVAVADTYPADCPYPCLLPPPTPPASSADCPPPPSSPSGSGSGYAYPPPSSSGNSPPTPSSWSYPPPSGGYIPGFYQPPAGGGGGGGGGGGGGGNFGPAPPPPNPILPWYPWYYRSPPSSSATRGSASAVALCLVTAVTATAALVGY; encoded by the coding sequence ATGGCGTCCTACAGGCTGCTCGTGATCCTGGTCTTCTCCGCGCTCCTCCTCGACGTCGCAGTCGCCGACACCTACCCGGCCGACTGCCCCTACCCGTGCCTGCTGCCGCCGCCCACGCCCCCGGCCTCCAGCGCCGACTGCCCGCCGCCACCCTCCTCGCCATCCGGCTCCGGCTCTGGCTACGCGTACCCACCTCCGTCGTCCTCGGGGAACTCCCCGCCGACGCCGTCGTCCTGGAGCTACCCGCCGCCCTCTGGGGGCTACATTCCCGGCTTCTACCAGCCTCCCGCCGGcgggggaggtggtggtggcggaggcggaggaggtggcggcaACTTCGGGCCTGCGCCACCGCCGCCCAACCCCATCCTGCCGTGGTACCCCTGGTACTACCGGTCCCCGCCGTCCTCGTCCGCGACCAGGGGCAGCGCCTCGGCGGTCGCGCTCTGCTTGGTGACCGCCGTAACTGCCACTGCTGCCCTCGTCGGTTACTAG